From Oryza sativa Japonica Group chromosome 4, ASM3414082v1, one genomic window encodes:
- the LOC4336970 gene encoding uncharacterized LOC4336970 produces the protein MSGVLAKFAIASAVMWTAPVAIVYGFYYQMIPGVSQLSSSTQTLASGFLAVISINLVIGFYICMAMKETPHQEPQPDPTFLANAKASIDQPTPSQVNDDSHGKGKVE, from the exons ATGTCAGGAGTATTAGCAAAATTCGCTATTGCATCTGCGGTGATGTGGACAGCTCCAGTTGCCATCGTGTATGGATTTTACTACCAGATGATTCCAG GTGTGAGTCAACTGTCATCCTCGACGCAAACTCTAGCAAGTGGATTCCTTGCTGTTATATCGATTAATCTGGTAATCGGCTTTTATATATGCATGGCGATGAAGGAGACTCCCCACCAAGAGCCACAACCTGATCCAACCTTCTTGGCAAATGCTAAAGCAAGCATTGATCAACCAACTCCGTCTCAAGTGAATGATGATTCCCATGGAAAGGGAAAGGTGGAGTAG